A window of the Brassica napus cultivar Da-Ae chromosome C5, Da-Ae, whole genome shotgun sequence genome harbors these coding sequences:
- the LOC106401183 gene encoding nicotinamide adenine dinucleotide transporter 2, mitochondrial isoform X1, with protein sequence MIENESSSLDYRSIREVACNAAAGATAGAIAATFVCPLDVIKTRLQVVGLPEAPVSGKRGSVIITSLQDIVKKDGLRGMYRGLSPTIIALLPNWAVYFSVYGKLKDVLQSSDGKLSVGANMVAAAGAGAATSIATNPLWVVKTRLMTQGIRTDVVPYKSIMSAFSRICHEEGLRGLYSGILPSLAGISHVAIQFPAYEKIKQYMANIDNTSVDNLSPGSVAIASSIAKVLASVLTYPHEQVIRAKLQEQGQMRNAETKYSGVVDCVKKVFRSEGIPGMYRGCATNLLRTTPSAVITFTTYEMMLRFFRQVVPPETNKSNNQNREEKTKSLVSRHGAEEEESLRESQTQSNKINTSPIRLGSK encoded by the exons ATGATTGAGAATGAGAGCTCTTCCTTGGATTACCGGAGCATTCGAGAAGTCGCCTGCAACGCCGCCGCCGGAGCCACCGCAG GGGCGATCGCGGCGACTTTCGTTTGTCCATTGGATGTGATCAAAACGAGGTTACAGGTTGTTGGTCTCCCGGAAGCTCCAGTCTCGGGGAAAAGAG GTAGCGTGATCATTACAAGCCTACAGGATATAGTTAAGAAGGACGGTCTTAGGGGAATGTATCGAGGTCTTTCACCAACCATCATTGCTCTCCTTCCCAATTGGGCT GTTTACTTCTCTGTTTATGGGAAGCTAAAGGATGTACTTCAGTCAAGTG ATGGCAAGCTTAGTGTTGGGGCAAACATGGTAGCGGCTGCTGGTGCCGGAGCTGCCACTTCTATTGCAACCAATCCACTTTGGGTTGTCAAGACAAGACTAATG ACGCAAGGAATTAGGACGGATGTGGTACCTTACAAAAGCATTATGTCTGCTTTTAGTAGGATTTGTCATGAAGAAGGATTGCGAGGGCTTTACAG TGGCATTTTACCTTCTTTGGCGGGGATTAGCCATGTTGCAATCCAGTTTCCTGCATATGAAAAGATCAAGCAATACATGGCAAACATAG ATAATACATCCGTCGATAATCTAAGTCCTGGCAGTGTAGCTATTGCCTCTTCAATCGCGAAAGTACTGGCCTCTGTTTTGACTTACCCACACGAG CAGGTAATTAGAGCCAAACTTCAAGAACAAGGGCAAATGAGAAACGCTGAGACTAAGTATTCCGGAGTTGTTGATTGCGTCAAGAAGGTGTTTAGAAGCGAAGGGATTCCTGGAATGTACCGTGGATGCGCCACTAATTTACTGAGGACAACTCCATCAGCAGTTATTACATTTACAACCTATGAGATGATGCTTAGATTTTTCCGACAAGTTGTGCCACCAGAGACtaataaatcaaacaatcaaaatagAGAAGAAAAAACGAAGAGTTTAGTTAGTCGACAcggagcagaagaagaagagagcttGAGAGAGTCACAAACCCAATCTAataagatcaacacttcacctATCCGTCTTGGAAGCAAATAA
- the LOC106347170 gene encoding LEAF RUST 10 DISEASE-RESISTANCE LOCUS RECEPTOR-LIKE PROTEIN KINASE-like 1.1 isoform X1: MKTISVLVFFFLCFLIAEARRKKMTDCASTFSCGSLDFRFPFFNTTMRSRCGLFRLKCTDHQISEMQLQKNGKWYKVKSVSQANTITITDPRLNKSLEAGLCTDLSNFSLPDSPWLELTTLYKCNSSRENGFTYANCKGGGSSLYYSNLTDHSGCSIIKTPESWNISRNKNQSNLNATFSLRTNVTRACRHCYRRGGECTMIKDKFHCRGGSKDDYQNLKLKLGLGIGGFLILIISLVALFIFIQRNWRRKNSSDLISTYNSNSDVEFSHVFFKIPIFTYKELQEATDNFSKDRLLGDGGFGTVYYGKVRDGREVAVKRLYEHNYRRLEQFMNEIEILTRLHHKNLVSLYGCTSRRSRELLLVYEFIPNGTVADHLYGETENPTHQGFLTWSMRMSIAIETATALAYLHASDIIHRDVKTTNILLDRNYGVKVADFGLSRLFPTDATHVSTAPQGTAGYVDPEYHTCYHLTDKSDVYSFGVVLVELISSKPAVDINRSKSEINLSSLAINKIQNNATHELIDHSLGYGTNEGVRKMTTMVAGLAFQCLQQDGTMRPTMEQVVKELKEIQNEEQKCQYYNYREETVTPHPSPPDWGEAALIQNKKFPRSPISVTEQWTSKSTTPNTSAYSC; the protein is encoded by the exons ATGAAGACTATCTCTGTGttggtcttcttcttcctctgctttcTCATCGCAGAAGCCAGGCGCAAGAAAATGACAGATTGTGCCTCAACATTCTCTTGTGGGAGCCTCGACTTCAGGTTCCCTTTCTTTAACACAACCATGCGGTCTCGATGCGGTCTGTTCAGGCTGAAGTGCACTGATCACCAGATTTCAGAGATGCAGCTCCAGAAAAATGGGAAATGGTACAAAGTGAAGAGCGTCTCTCAAGCCAACACCATAACCATCACCGACCCAAGACTTAACAAAAGCTTGGAAGCAGGATTATGTACTGACTTGTCAAACTTCTCTCTTCCAGATTCTCCATGGCTCGAGTTGACCACTTTGTACAAATGCAACAGCAGTAGGGAGAATGGTTTCACTTATGCAAATTGCAAAGGAGGAGGAAGCAGCTTGTACTACTCCAATTTGACAGATCATTCAGGGTGTTCAATTATCAAGACTCCAGAGAGCTGGAATATTTCAAGAAACAAGAACCAGTCTAATCTTAATGCTACTTTCTCTCTTCGTACAAACGTGACTCGAGCCTGCCGTCACTGCTATAGACGAGGAGGAGAATGTACGATGATCAAAGACAAGTTTCACTGCCGTGGAGGAAGCAAAG ATGACTACCAAAATCTGAAGTTAAAGCTAGGATTAG GAATCGGAGGATTTCTCATCTTGATAATCAGCTTGGTTGCACTCTTTATCTTCATCCAAAGGAATTGGAGAAGGAAAAACAGTTCAGACCTCATCTCAACATACAACTCGAACTCTGACGTTGAGTTTAGTCATGTCTTCTTTAAGATACCAATCTTCACCTATAAAGAACTACAAGAAGCAACAGACAACTTCAGTAAAGACAGGTTACTAGGAGATGGAGGCTTTGGCACTGTCTACTATG GAAAAGTGCGTGATGGACGAGAAGTTGCAGTGAAGCGTCTCTATGAGCACAACTACAGAAGACTCGAGCAGTTCATGAACGAGATAGAGATCCTCACACGTCTCCATCACAAGAATCTAGTCTCTCTCTACGGATGCACTTCACGCCGCAGCAGAGAACTTCTCCTCGTCTACGAGTTCATTCCAAACGGTACAGTTGCAGATCATCTCTATGGTGAAACCGAAAACCCAACACACCAAGGCTTTTTAACATGGTCGATGCGCATGAGCATCGCCATTGAAACAGCGACCGCTTTGGCTTACCTTCATGCTTCTGATATCATTCACCGCGATGTCAAGACTACAAACATTCTCCTCGACCGGAACTACGGCGTCAAAGTTGCGGATTTCGGACTGTCGAGGCTGTTCCCAACTGATGCAACTCATGTTTCAACTGCTCCTCAGGGCACTGCAGGATACGTGGATCCTGAGTATCATACCTGTTATCATCTAACCGATAAGAGCGATGTATACAGCTTCGGAGTGGTTCTTGTAGAGCTGATATCGTCGAAGCCTGCTGTTGATATAAACAGGTCCAAGAGTGAGATCAACCTATCAAGCTTAGCTATAAACAAGATACAGAACAACGCGACCCACGAGCTGATTGATCATAGTCTTGGATACGGAACCAATGAAGGAGTTAGGAAAATGACTACAATGGTGGCAGGTTTGGCTTTTCAGTGCTTGCAGCAAGATGGTACAATGAGACCTACAATGGAACAGGTTGTGAAGGAGCTAAAGGAGATCCAGAACGAGGAGCAAAAATGTCAATACTACAACTACAGAGAAGAGACGGTAACTCCGCATCCTTCGCCACCAGATTGGGGAGAGGCTGCGCTCATACAGAATAAAAAATTCCCCCGGTCACCCATCTCTGTGACTGAACAATGGACCAGTAAATCAACCACACCGAACACCAGTGCCTACAGTTGCTAA
- the LOC106347170 gene encoding LEAF RUST 10 DISEASE-RESISTANCE LOCUS RECEPTOR-LIKE PROTEIN KINASE-like 1.1 isoform X2, whose amino-acid sequence MKTISVLVFFFLCFLIAEARRKKMTDCASTFSCGSLDFRFPFFNTTMRSRCGLFRLKCTDHQISEMQLQKNGKWYKVKSVSQANTITITDPRLNKSLEAGLCTDLSNFSLPDSPWLELTTLYKCNSSRENGFTYANCKGGGSSLYYSNLTDHSGCSIIKTPESWNISRNKNQSNLNATFSLRTNVTRACRHCYRRGGECTMIKDKFHCRGGSKGIGGFLILIISLVALFIFIQRNWRRKNSSDLISTYNSNSDVEFSHVFFKIPIFTYKELQEATDNFSKDRLLGDGGFGTVYYGKVRDGREVAVKRLYEHNYRRLEQFMNEIEILTRLHHKNLVSLYGCTSRRSRELLLVYEFIPNGTVADHLYGETENPTHQGFLTWSMRMSIAIETATALAYLHASDIIHRDVKTTNILLDRNYGVKVADFGLSRLFPTDATHVSTAPQGTAGYVDPEYHTCYHLTDKSDVYSFGVVLVELISSKPAVDINRSKSEINLSSLAINKIQNNATHELIDHSLGYGTNEGVRKMTTMVAGLAFQCLQQDGTMRPTMEQVVKELKEIQNEEQKCQYYNYREETVTPHPSPPDWGEAALIQNKKFPRSPISVTEQWTSKSTTPNTSAYSC is encoded by the exons ATGAAGACTATCTCTGTGttggtcttcttcttcctctgctttcTCATCGCAGAAGCCAGGCGCAAGAAAATGACAGATTGTGCCTCAACATTCTCTTGTGGGAGCCTCGACTTCAGGTTCCCTTTCTTTAACACAACCATGCGGTCTCGATGCGGTCTGTTCAGGCTGAAGTGCACTGATCACCAGATTTCAGAGATGCAGCTCCAGAAAAATGGGAAATGGTACAAAGTGAAGAGCGTCTCTCAAGCCAACACCATAACCATCACCGACCCAAGACTTAACAAAAGCTTGGAAGCAGGATTATGTACTGACTTGTCAAACTTCTCTCTTCCAGATTCTCCATGGCTCGAGTTGACCACTTTGTACAAATGCAACAGCAGTAGGGAGAATGGTTTCACTTATGCAAATTGCAAAGGAGGAGGAAGCAGCTTGTACTACTCCAATTTGACAGATCATTCAGGGTGTTCAATTATCAAGACTCCAGAGAGCTGGAATATTTCAAGAAACAAGAACCAGTCTAATCTTAATGCTACTTTCTCTCTTCGTACAAACGTGACTCGAGCCTGCCGTCACTGCTATAGACGAGGAGGAGAATGTACGATGATCAAAGACAAGTTTCACTGCCGTGGAGGAAGCAAAG GAATCGGAGGATTTCTCATCTTGATAATCAGCTTGGTTGCACTCTTTATCTTCATCCAAAGGAATTGGAGAAGGAAAAACAGTTCAGACCTCATCTCAACATACAACTCGAACTCTGACGTTGAGTTTAGTCATGTCTTCTTTAAGATACCAATCTTCACCTATAAAGAACTACAAGAAGCAACAGACAACTTCAGTAAAGACAGGTTACTAGGAGATGGAGGCTTTGGCACTGTCTACTATG GAAAAGTGCGTGATGGACGAGAAGTTGCAGTGAAGCGTCTCTATGAGCACAACTACAGAAGACTCGAGCAGTTCATGAACGAGATAGAGATCCTCACACGTCTCCATCACAAGAATCTAGTCTCTCTCTACGGATGCACTTCACGCCGCAGCAGAGAACTTCTCCTCGTCTACGAGTTCATTCCAAACGGTACAGTTGCAGATCATCTCTATGGTGAAACCGAAAACCCAACACACCAAGGCTTTTTAACATGGTCGATGCGCATGAGCATCGCCATTGAAACAGCGACCGCTTTGGCTTACCTTCATGCTTCTGATATCATTCACCGCGATGTCAAGACTACAAACATTCTCCTCGACCGGAACTACGGCGTCAAAGTTGCGGATTTCGGACTGTCGAGGCTGTTCCCAACTGATGCAACTCATGTTTCAACTGCTCCTCAGGGCACTGCAGGATACGTGGATCCTGAGTATCATACCTGTTATCATCTAACCGATAAGAGCGATGTATACAGCTTCGGAGTGGTTCTTGTAGAGCTGATATCGTCGAAGCCTGCTGTTGATATAAACAGGTCCAAGAGTGAGATCAACCTATCAAGCTTAGCTATAAACAAGATACAGAACAACGCGACCCACGAGCTGATTGATCATAGTCTTGGATACGGAACCAATGAAGGAGTTAGGAAAATGACTACAATGGTGGCAGGTTTGGCTTTTCAGTGCTTGCAGCAAGATGGTACAATGAGACCTACAATGGAACAGGTTGTGAAGGAGCTAAAGGAGATCCAGAACGAGGAGCAAAAATGTCAATACTACAACTACAGAGAAGAGACGGTAACTCCGCATCCTTCGCCACCAGATTGGGGAGAGGCTGCGCTCATACAGAATAAAAAATTCCCCCGGTCACCCATCTCTGTGACTGAACAATGGACCAGTAAATCAACCACACCGAACACCAGTGCCTACAGTTGCTAA
- the LOC106401183 gene encoding nicotinamide adenine dinucleotide transporter 2, mitochondrial isoform X2, with protein sequence MIENESSSLDYRSIREVACNAAAGATAGAIAATFVCPLDVIKTRLQVVGLPEAPVSGKRGSVIITSLQDIVKKDGLRGMYRGLSPTIIALLPNWAVYFSVYGKLKDVLQSSDGKLSVGANMVAAAGAGAATSIATNPLWVVKTRLMTQGIRTDVVPYKSIMSAFSRICHEEGLRGLYSGILPSLAGISHVAIQFPAYEKIKQYMANIDNTSVDNLSPGSVAIASSIAKVLASVLTYPHEVIRAKLQEQGQMRNAETKYSGVVDCVKKVFRSEGIPGMYRGCATNLLRTTPSAVITFTTYEMMLRFFRQVVPPETNKSNNQNREEKTKSLVSRHGAEEEESLRESQTQSNKINTSPIRLGSK encoded by the exons ATGATTGAGAATGAGAGCTCTTCCTTGGATTACCGGAGCATTCGAGAAGTCGCCTGCAACGCCGCCGCCGGAGCCACCGCAG GGGCGATCGCGGCGACTTTCGTTTGTCCATTGGATGTGATCAAAACGAGGTTACAGGTTGTTGGTCTCCCGGAAGCTCCAGTCTCGGGGAAAAGAG GTAGCGTGATCATTACAAGCCTACAGGATATAGTTAAGAAGGACGGTCTTAGGGGAATGTATCGAGGTCTTTCACCAACCATCATTGCTCTCCTTCCCAATTGGGCT GTTTACTTCTCTGTTTATGGGAAGCTAAAGGATGTACTTCAGTCAAGTG ATGGCAAGCTTAGTGTTGGGGCAAACATGGTAGCGGCTGCTGGTGCCGGAGCTGCCACTTCTATTGCAACCAATCCACTTTGGGTTGTCAAGACAAGACTAATG ACGCAAGGAATTAGGACGGATGTGGTACCTTACAAAAGCATTATGTCTGCTTTTAGTAGGATTTGTCATGAAGAAGGATTGCGAGGGCTTTACAG TGGCATTTTACCTTCTTTGGCGGGGATTAGCCATGTTGCAATCCAGTTTCCTGCATATGAAAAGATCAAGCAATACATGGCAAACATAG ATAATACATCCGTCGATAATCTAAGTCCTGGCAGTGTAGCTATTGCCTCTTCAATCGCGAAAGTACTGGCCTCTGTTTTGACTTACCCACACGAG GTAATTAGAGCCAAACTTCAAGAACAAGGGCAAATGAGAAACGCTGAGACTAAGTATTCCGGAGTTGTTGATTGCGTCAAGAAGGTGTTTAGAAGCGAAGGGATTCCTGGAATGTACCGTGGATGCGCCACTAATTTACTGAGGACAACTCCATCAGCAGTTATTACATTTACAACCTATGAGATGATGCTTAGATTTTTCCGACAAGTTGTGCCACCAGAGACtaataaatcaaacaatcaaaatagAGAAGAAAAAACGAAGAGTTTAGTTAGTCGACAcggagcagaagaagaagagagcttGAGAGAGTCACAAACCCAATCTAataagatcaacacttcacctATCCGTCTTGGAAGCAAATAA
- the LOC111213966 gene encoding uncharacterized protein LOC111213966 — protein sequence MVFRGEMTTTTARPERPKTLHNFTLPSLKWGSQRHLTCTKIESVSSGGSGDHRLRRRSPPLRFSDSSVAIPASGEAEHRSRSSNRNQHRRLRTAPLKSTDDGGVEEEEGIEEFRVKIMSDLKTVRDKITQSMYALGEQDEEQQRRTDGSGQEEKEVSPVKPWNLRKRRAACKEPDEERIVNPSPPPSRNDPTRVVKERGGAVEAGTTAKEMTVRPKLSVKLSKKEIEEDFMAVVGHRPPRRPKKRPRTVQKKLDSLHPAFYLTEVTLDDYKVEETKR from the exons ATGGTATTTCGCGGTGAGATGACGACGACGACTGCGAGACCGGAGCGACCCAAGACCCTCCATAACTTCACGCTCCCGAGCTTGAAGTGGGGGAGTCAGCGGCATCTCACGTGCACGAAGATCGAATCCGTGAGCAGCGGCGGTTCCGGCGATCACCGACTCCGACGCCGATCTCCGCCTTTGAGATTCTCTGATTCCTCCGTCGCGATCCCCGCCTCCGGCGAGGCTGAACATCGGAGCAGGAGCAGCAACAGAAACCAGCATCGCCGGTTGAGGACCGCACCGTTGAAATCTACGGATGACGGCGGcgtggaggaggaagaagggATCGAGGAGTTCAGGGTGAAGATCATGTCGGATCTGAAGACGGTGAGAGATAAGATCACTCAATCGATGTATGCTCTCGGGGAGCAAGACGAAGAACAACAACGGAGAACCGATGGCTCCGGTCAGGAGGAGAAAGAGGTTTCTCCGGTGAAGCCGTGGAATCTGAGGAAACGAAGAGCGGCGTGCAAGGAACCAGATGAGGAGAGGATAGTGAATCCATCGCCGCCGCCGTCGAGAAACGATCCGACGAGGGTTGTGAAAGAGAGAGGCGGAGCGGTGGAAGCCGGGACGACGGCGAAGGAGATGACGGTGCGGCCCAAGTTATCCGTGAAGCTTTCGAAGAAGGAAATCGAGGAGGATTTCATGGCGGTTGTGGGTCACCGACCACCGCGCCGGCCGAAGAAGCGGCCAAGGACCGTTCAGAAGAAACTCGAT AGCTTGCATCCTGCGTTTTATCTGACTGAAGTGACGCTTGATGATTATAAGGTAGAAGAAACCAAG agatga
- the BNAC05G20710D gene encoding uncharacterized protein BNAC05G20710D has translation MGNLNLAVIIKNPGDSAQFLLEKQKHPAKFGDEAYDSYVDSNLWDLPSADLPTLEDGTRSSFSLSIAESCSEEIDLKNFDLETILNGLLANLGIEFSDVGEWSFDRYVVEPEFGPDSCVRTCFLAGKLMDTDKSLQDNCKWMSMEACVDCLVDAKQGSDRVGPLVLLGLGDGSMKQKLSPSLPVQEYPPGVMVVPMRSRTLKPFTTTNLVVFAPENVSVDYKETGFVTRGDALIVDPGCHYKLHTELKKIVDALPRKLIVLVTHHHRDHIGGLSAIQESNPDAVLVAHVKTKNRIDGWSGNYTPVSGGENIYVNGQSLTVIFAPGHTDGHMALLHNPTRSLIVGDHCVGKGSAFLDIRSGGNMTEYFQTTYKFLELSPHVVIPMHGRVNLWPKHMLCGYLKNRRSREESILKATEDGAQTLFDIVSNVYSKVDRSFWLAAASNVRLHIDNLAVENKLPEGFSIQKFRASCGFSFKVRWAAGYTGSRIPFKINKRGLIMSVIAAGAGYFLLFACKKKNTIES, from the exons ATGGGCAATCTCAATCTTGCGGTGATCATCAAGAACCCTGGAGACTCCGCCCAGTTCCTCCTCGAGAAGCAAAAACATCCTGCAAAATTTGGGGACGAAGCTTACGACTCCTACGTCGATTCCAATCTCTGGGACCTCCCATCAGCAGATCTACCGACTCTAGAAGACGGAACAAGGTCcagcttttctctctctatagctGAATCGTGCTCAGAAGAGATAGATTTGAAGAACTTCGACTTAGAAACTATCCTGAATGGA CTGTTGGCGAATCTAGGGATTGAGTTTAGCGATGTGGGAGAGTGGAGTTTCGACAGGTATGTAGTGGAGCCTGAGTTTGGACCTGACTCATGCGTCCGTACTTGTTTTCTCGCCGGGAAGCTAATGGATACAGACAAAAGTTTACAAG ACAACTGTAAGTGGATGTCCATGGAAGCTTGCGTTGACTGTCTTGTTGATGCAAAACAGGGAAGTGATCGTGTTGGACCATTAGTACTACTCGGGCTTGGGGATGGTTCCATGAAGCAGAAGTTGTCACCTTCTCTACCTGTCCAG GAATATCCACCTGGTGTTATGGTTGTGCCAATGCGTAGCAGGACATTGAAACCTTTCACGACAACTAATCTGGTTGTATTTGCTCCAGAGAATGTTTCAGTGGACTATAAAGAGACAGGTTTTGTAACTCGTGGGGATGCGTTGATTGTGGATCCTGGTTGCCACTACAAACTCCACACTGAG ctcaaaaaaattgttgatgCTTTACCTAGAAAGCTAATTGTCCTTGTTACACACCACCATCGTGATCACATTGGTG GACTTTCTGCTATACAAGAAAGCAATCCTGATGCTGTTCTTGTGGCACATGTCAAAACTAAGAACCGCATTG ATGGTTGGTCTGGTAACTATACCCCAGTTTCTGGAGGAGAGAACATATATGTCAATGGTCAGAGTTTGACCGTCATTTTCGCTCCG GGACACACAGATGGCCATATGGCACTACTTCATAACCCCACTCGTTCTCTGATTGTTGGGGATCATTGTGTTGG TAAAGGAAGTGCTTTCTTGGACATAAGGTCAGGTGGGAACATGACG GAATACTTTCAAACGACATATAAGTTCCTGGAGCTTTCTCCACATGTAGTGATTCCCATGCATGGAAGGGTCAATCTGTGGCCAAAACACATGCTTTGCGGATATCTCAA AAACCGCAGGAGCAGAGAAGAATCTATCCTAAAGGCCACTGAGGATGGCGCTCAGACATTGTTTGACATAGTTTCCAATGTGTACTCAAAAGTGGATCGCAGTTTCTGGTTGGCTGCAGCGTCAAACGTGAGGCTGCATATCGACAACCTAGCTGTAGAAAACAAATTACCAGAG GGATTCTCTATCCAGAAATTTAGAGCAAGTTGCGGATTTAGTTTTAAGGTACGGTGGGCAGCGGGTTATACCGGTAGCCGGATTCCATTCAAGATCAATAAGCGAGGTTTAATTATGTCAGTAATAGCTGCAGGAGCTGGTTATTTTCTTCTCTTCGCTTGCAAAAAGAAGAACACTATTGAATCTTGA